The following proteins come from a genomic window of Alicyclobacillus dauci:
- a CDS encoding phage tail tape measure protein — protein MADEEVGSLKVTLGLDSLGFQNGISSVNRQLKIVESEFQLASAKLGAFGSSTDQLGVKASSLTKQIELQQAKVDLLSGALAKSIDEKGADARQTDVLTTKYNKAQTQLQLLQNELERTNVELATAGTGLKEAANQADSSSSIFGRLGSTVKSALVFTGVYGGIYALGSALKGVVATGMDFDAEMSKVQALSGATAQQFQQLKDTAIQLGAASVFSSSQVADGMQNLAAAGFSANQIISAMPGILNAAAASGEDFGSVSQIMISTMSAFGMQASDMGHIADVLAAAANASSISIGDMGQTLQYAAPLAKAAGVSLEALSADIAIMGNAGIKGSDAGTALREALTRLAAPPAAAAKELSALGIATKDAQGKMVPFNTIIAELHDKFQNLGQAQQLQAASAIFGQNAMSGMMTVIQASPAKIDQLTKAFQNSNGEAAKMANEMQDNLKGALTQMQGAFESASIKIEESLSPALTKVVNGVTSLVSTISSKNPGQAFANLFPPSISLGIQEVTSSIKMGMDDIKSAFGDTNIMQQAKQFFASLNIGPAIGQGLDRLGAEIQMIMELFAGNQGSFHSIANALNIPPQVQQTLVNVADTMKQIYQTVGPAFITIFKQISDYIQKNGPEIAAAIQNVNKVISAVFNAVWPIIKVLVISTLETIMDAIKNAVKVIEDVISVFSDLFTGNWSKLWQDIKKLTIDGLSLAWDLFQLWIGGKIVGLFKGLGGTLGGLVKDAMGKVSSGVKDGLEAVLKYLSGRVSMIGSEFKAGLKDIMNLPKQMLTIGKSIVDGLWQGISGMGATLEKNVSSFISEHIPDAVKKLLDIHSPSRVMAEVGKNVGQGLQVGIQQTAAQVEQASQDLAQKVIDGINSKMTPLNQTIAQLQARLQFRTDQGNSSAVSSTIKDEISAYNQQLGQLQNAMKSVNAEIAKMNPKTQADGIAKLRDEYSQLATEWWNDRDAITQLNNQITQTSQQAAQAAANAFKTMSDSEISSINTALQNELSALQQAHQQALSDFDATTSAMDAQYQAQLAALQQQSTTNDRANQQSQWDSQMGDLNHQLTVANLMGDTSTINQVKKQIDDLNQQISQQKQQWAIQDKEQAIQQQEQQYDAERALQRQALDQEWAQREADFQRKMTQEQAHFTALQAALQNAIATGQMTQQQAQAAWLQAVKDTGDQQLRLQIQADQASQDELNKWTQSYLDIGKKYGTNLGQGVVSGLNSMLGAVQAAAAQLANAASSAMGAGRVAVSGAVATIKPPALARGGIFNGPALVGEAGPEAAIPLNDSTMRRLASAITAQMPAVAGGGGSHPINIYLDSQLIATHVWNAATGQLQEAQRKGT, from the coding sequence TTGGCCGATGAAGAGGTTGGCAGTCTAAAAGTCACGCTAGGACTGGACAGTTTGGGTTTTCAGAATGGCATTAGTTCGGTAAACAGGCAGCTTAAGATCGTCGAGTCTGAATTCCAACTAGCGTCGGCGAAGTTAGGTGCATTTGGATCCTCGACTGACCAGTTGGGCGTGAAGGCTTCATCTCTCACCAAACAGATCGAACTTCAGCAGGCAAAAGTTGACCTGTTATCCGGTGCACTTGCTAAGAGCATAGATGAAAAGGGCGCGGATGCACGGCAAACAGACGTTTTAACGACAAAGTACAACAAAGCTCAGACGCAGTTGCAACTCCTGCAAAATGAGCTTGAGAGAACGAACGTCGAACTCGCGACAGCTGGAACAGGTCTTAAGGAAGCGGCAAATCAAGCTGATTCTTCTTCGAGTATTTTTGGGCGGTTAGGTTCGACTGTGAAATCCGCTCTGGTCTTTACAGGAGTATACGGTGGCATTTACGCCCTCGGTTCGGCCCTGAAAGGTGTCGTTGCTACAGGCATGGACTTTGACGCTGAAATGTCAAAGGTACAGGCCTTGTCTGGGGCTACCGCACAACAGTTCCAGCAGTTAAAGGACACCGCGATTCAGCTTGGCGCTGCGTCGGTGTTTTCTTCAAGCCAGGTCGCGGACGGTATGCAGAACCTTGCTGCAGCAGGTTTTTCAGCCAACCAGATTATCTCCGCGATGCCCGGTATCCTAAATGCGGCGGCGGCGTCTGGAGAGGACTTCGGTTCTGTTTCGCAGATCATGATATCGACCATGTCTGCTTTTGGCATGCAGGCGAGTGACATGGGTCACATCGCTGACGTGTTGGCTGCAGCTGCTAATGCGTCATCCATCAGCATCGGTGACATGGGTCAGACATTACAATATGCCGCGCCGCTTGCAAAAGCAGCAGGGGTAAGTCTTGAAGCATTATCCGCAGACATTGCAATCATGGGTAACGCTGGGATTAAAGGTTCGGACGCAGGTACGGCCTTGCGTGAAGCACTTACACGTCTTGCAGCACCTCCTGCGGCAGCAGCCAAGGAACTATCTGCATTGGGCATTGCGACAAAAGACGCTCAGGGAAAGATGGTACCATTCAACACCATCATCGCCGAGTTACACGACAAGTTCCAAAACCTTGGACAAGCCCAACAGCTACAAGCGGCATCAGCCATCTTTGGGCAGAACGCAATGTCCGGAATGATGACGGTCATCCAAGCGTCGCCTGCGAAGATCGACCAACTAACTAAGGCATTCCAAAACTCCAATGGCGAAGCTGCTAAAATGGCAAATGAGATGCAAGACAATCTCAAGGGTGCCCTGACTCAGATGCAGGGTGCTTTCGAGTCGGCGTCGATCAAAATCGAAGAGTCTTTATCTCCTGCGTTGACCAAAGTCGTTAACGGGGTTACTTCATTGGTGAGTACTATCTCTTCCAAGAACCCTGGACAAGCCTTTGCTAATCTATTCCCGCCATCGATAAGTCTTGGTATCCAAGAGGTAACATCAAGCATCAAGATGGGCATGGACGATATCAAAAGCGCGTTTGGTGACACGAACATTATGCAACAAGCGAAGCAGTTTTTCGCGTCATTAAACATTGGTCCTGCGATTGGACAGGGGTTGGATAGACTCGGAGCAGAAATTCAGATGATCATGGAGTTGTTTGCAGGGAACCAAGGATCATTCCACAGTATTGCAAATGCCCTGAACATCCCTCCACAGGTCCAGCAAACGCTTGTGAACGTTGCTGACACGATGAAGCAGATATATCAAACCGTTGGGCCTGCTTTTATAACGATATTTAAGCAAATTTCTGACTATATCCAGAAGAATGGTCCCGAAATAGCAGCGGCCATACAAAACGTTAATAAGGTCATCTCAGCGGTCTTTAATGCAGTATGGCCAATCATCAAGGTTCTTGTCATCAGTACCCTGGAAACCATCATGGATGCCATCAAAAACGCGGTTAAAGTGATAGAGGACGTCATTAGCGTATTCTCAGACCTGTTTACAGGAAACTGGAGCAAGCTCTGGCAGGATATTAAGAAGCTGACTATAGACGGACTTTCACTTGCGTGGGATTTGTTCCAGTTGTGGATCGGCGGAAAGATAGTAGGACTTTTCAAGGGTCTAGGTGGAACACTAGGCGGTCTCGTCAAGGATGCGATGGGCAAAGTTTCAAGCGGTGTGAAAGACGGGCTTGAAGCTGTCCTTAAATACCTATCCGGTCGTGTCAGTATGATCGGCTCCGAATTTAAGGCGGGCCTCAAAGACATTATGAACCTCCCGAAACAAATGCTCACCATCGGCAAAAGTATTGTGGACGGTCTATGGCAGGGCATCAGCGGCATGGGTGCGACACTTGAGAAAAATGTTTCGAGCTTTATTAGTGAACACATCCCGGACGCTGTTAAGAAGCTATTAGACATCCACTCACCATCCCGTGTCATGGCCGAAGTCGGTAAAAACGTTGGACAAGGCTTGCAAGTTGGTATTCAGCAAACAGCAGCCCAGGTAGAACAGGCAAGTCAAGACCTAGCGCAAAAAGTAATCGATGGTATAAACAGTAAGATGACCCCGTTGAATCAGACGATTGCCCAGCTACAGGCGCGCCTTCAGTTCCGTACCGACCAGGGCAATTCATCTGCAGTGTCATCTACCATCAAAGATGAGATTTCCGCGTATAATCAGCAACTTGGTCAGCTTCAGAACGCCATGAAGTCGGTCAATGCGGAAATCGCGAAGATGAACCCAAAGACTCAGGCCGATGGCATTGCAAAGCTACGTGACGAGTATTCACAGCTCGCCACAGAGTGGTGGAACGATCGGGATGCCATCACGCAATTAAACAACCAGATTACGCAAACCTCGCAGCAAGCGGCGCAGGCAGCAGCGAACGCCTTTAAGACGATGAGCGACAGTGAGATATCGTCAATCAATACAGCTCTACAAAACGAGTTATCCGCTCTGCAACAGGCCCATCAGCAGGCATTGTCTGACTTTGATGCCACGACCAGCGCCATGGACGCGCAATATCAAGCCCAACTCGCCGCACTCCAACAACAGTCAACGACTAACGACCGTGCGAACCAACAGTCTCAATGGGACTCGCAGATGGGTGATTTAAACCATCAGTTGACCGTTGCGAATCTGATGGGTGACACATCGACCATCAACCAGGTTAAAAAGCAAATCGATGACCTCAACCAGCAGATATCCCAACAGAAACAACAATGGGCCATCCAAGACAAAGAGCAGGCCATCCAGCAACAAGAACAGCAATATGACGCAGAGAGAGCATTACAGAGGCAGGCGTTAGATCAGGAATGGGCTCAACGTGAGGCTGACTTCCAAAGAAAAATGACACAGGAGCAGGCACATTTTACAGCCCTTCAGGCTGCATTACAAAATGCGATTGCAACCGGTCAAATGACTCAGCAACAAGCTCAAGCTGCATGGTTACAAGCGGTTAAGGACACTGGTGACCAACAACTCCGATTGCAGATACAAGCCGACCAGGCGAGCCAGGACGAGTTGAACAAGTGGACGCAGTCCTATCTGGATATCGGGAAGAAATATGGGACTAATCTGGGCCAGGGGGTTGTGTCTGGACTGAACAGTATGCTGGGAGCTGTTCAAGCGGCGGCGGCTCAACTTGCGAATGCCGCGTCCTCTGCTATGGGCGCGGGAAGGGTTGCGGTATCCGGGGCTGTTGCGACTATAAAGCCCCCTGCACTTGCTCGTGGGGGCATTTTCAACGGCCCGGCCCTAGTTGGTGAGGCGGGACCAGAGGCTGCAATCCCGTTGAACGATTCGACCATGCGCCGTCTTGCGTCGGCCATCACGGCTCAGATGCCTGCGGTCGCAGGTGGCGGGGGAAGCCATCCGATTAACATTTACCTAGACAGTCAACTTATCGCTACACATGTGTGGAATGCGGCGACGGGACAACTCCAAGAAGCACAACGGAAGGGGACTTAA
- a CDS encoding sialidase family protein, translating into MGTIAQYVPKDPQPLNQSGFSYVSDNGEINATFTKDDSGNNVVQFSNVSTGAMVSWYPQEIKYTDDNGLDDIIYSADNTSDLFVVRQFHARYDRHFPDVEEYWRVEAGQLKHFVTLTGDQRDPAPYLTNPKLAVGGIITFDQSFSIRTMGMTMVGDFTTGAGIDIVDGNGNPIFTLPAIEAWDQSGNKTIGSYVVTDMGPGQIYVAMAVDNAWISQDSIVYPVVIDPTTIVSGNFDISAAGGRKIVQLSNGWIVVAIRDVGSAILRVYVSKDNGNTWSLLTTPSVNPVSWAIASNGNSVYLIACSGQYGIQVFAFDATTVPSSISTAKYPNQNESSQSWAGCSIAVDGNGYIWVAWSDINPTFPQCYNIRAAKSTDGGNTWQWWDVTNLGTSGDDSKYPSLAIGTDNTPVIAYSAMRGNPFVYCAYLNGSAWTHDITIQQTANTAPAPCLVCDKNNIFHCFYSAQQNINQSLYGVWHTQSQGPNAWPSTPNNWDPIVTHSSSYGSGWLDPTASYDPSKNQLYVFYESQDGNFGGSVGSQGAWTALSGLPRTSNSNADPNALWSQFSMNSADAIRYIYNDSTSIQYSYVSLNSPPNAPTLNPVSNFDAMTAKNLTWQFSDPNSNDSQSAYQLQVVDVSSGSTVVDSGKVTSSSQSYALAANTLSNGKQYQWRVTTWDSSGAQGPWSNYSTFNTAAAPSVSFTSPLAGSSDNTSSVVAKWSYSDPGNNAQASYDLQLLDANNNVLWESGTVNDSTGNIREMTVQYTLANDTNYQLKIVSTNTKGITSAPATTSFSTSFTPPAPAAMTATPDSASGRISFAIFNPAPTGSQPAVSGNDIYRRTSDSTDWTRVAEAIPSNSSWTDYSVASGQSYDYKVTTYGTNGTQVDSQVITTSISLSGIWLHDPADPTTLTRFKLRENNRTSKTDYGQTLMHFEGRELPVADMDDQVDQQIQVTIDCLKTNGDLDSLRALIARKSVLLYRDGKGRKVYGVVSEVPETEQDWGTQVQLTVNAVDYQEAV; encoded by the coding sequence GTGGGTACCATCGCACAATATGTACCGAAAGATCCGCAGCCACTCAACCAGAGTGGCTTTTCTTATGTCTCCGACAATGGGGAAATTAACGCGACCTTCACAAAGGACGACAGCGGAAACAATGTTGTTCAGTTCTCCAATGTTTCAACAGGCGCCATGGTTTCCTGGTATCCACAAGAGATCAAGTACACGGATGACAACGGGCTCGACGATATCATCTATTCAGCGGATAACACGAGTGATCTGTTTGTAGTCCGGCAGTTCCACGCCCGTTATGACAGGCATTTCCCGGACGTCGAGGAATATTGGAGAGTTGAGGCGGGGCAACTCAAGCACTTTGTGACGCTAACCGGTGATCAACGTGACCCAGCTCCGTATCTCACGAATCCTAAACTTGCCGTAGGTGGAATAATCACGTTCGACCAGTCGTTCTCCATTAGAACAATGGGAATGACGATGGTTGGTGACTTCACAACGGGGGCAGGCATCGACATTGTGGACGGGAACGGCAACCCCATTTTCACCCTCCCTGCGATCGAGGCATGGGACCAGTCCGGGAACAAGACAATCGGATCATATGTCGTTACTGACATGGGCCCGGGACAGATATATGTTGCGATGGCCGTCGATAATGCTTGGATTTCGCAGGACTCGATTGTCTATCCGGTAGTGATCGATCCGACTACGATCGTCTCGGGCAATTTCGACATAAGCGCGGCCGGGGGTCGGAAGATTGTTCAACTCTCAAATGGGTGGATCGTCGTTGCTATTCGAGACGTAGGTTCCGCTATACTCCGAGTCTATGTATCTAAGGACAACGGGAACACATGGTCTTTACTCACTACGCCTAGCGTCAATCCAGTCAGTTGGGCGATAGCCTCGAACGGGAATAGTGTCTACTTGATCGCGTGTTCAGGACAGTATGGGATCCAGGTGTTCGCATTCGACGCGACGACGGTTCCGAGCTCGATTAGTACGGCAAAATATCCGAATCAAAACGAGTCGAGTCAGTCGTGGGCAGGGTGTTCGATCGCGGTAGATGGTAACGGTTATATATGGGTTGCATGGTCGGACATCAACCCGACATTTCCGCAATGCTACAACATCCGAGCGGCAAAAAGCACAGACGGCGGGAACACATGGCAATGGTGGGATGTGACGAATCTCGGGACAAGTGGGGACGACTCGAAATATCCCTCGCTTGCAATAGGTACAGACAACACTCCGGTCATAGCCTACTCCGCGATGCGAGGAAATCCGTTCGTTTATTGTGCGTATCTTAACGGATCTGCGTGGACGCATGACATAACTATTCAACAAACAGCGAACACCGCTCCGGCTCCGTGTTTGGTGTGCGATAAGAACAACATATTCCACTGTTTCTACTCAGCACAGCAAAACATCAATCAGTCACTATACGGAGTATGGCACACACAGTCTCAAGGTCCTAATGCGTGGCCGTCTACTCCGAATAACTGGGATCCTATTGTTACACACTCGTCGTCCTATGGTTCCGGATGGCTAGATCCGACGGCATCTTATGATCCATCGAAAAATCAGTTATATGTTTTCTATGAGTCACAGGACGGGAATTTCGGGGGCTCCGTGGGATCACAAGGGGCATGGACGGCATTGTCCGGGCTTCCAAGGACTTCAAACTCGAATGCGGATCCTAATGCTCTGTGGTCGCAGTTCAGTATGAACAGTGCAGACGCTATTCGGTACATTTACAACGATAGTACAAGCATTCAATACAGCTATGTTTCTCTGAACAGTCCTCCGAACGCTCCGACGCTCAATCCGGTATCGAATTTCGACGCGATGACAGCAAAGAATTTGACGTGGCAGTTCAGCGATCCGAACAGTAATGATAGCCAAAGCGCGTATCAACTCCAGGTTGTCGACGTGTCGAGTGGGTCGACGGTCGTGGATAGTGGGAAAGTGACAAGCTCGTCTCAATCTTACGCGCTTGCAGCAAACACTCTATCGAACGGTAAGCAGTATCAATGGCGCGTAACGACATGGGATTCGAGCGGAGCTCAAGGACCGTGGTCGAATTATTCGACGTTTAATACGGCAGCCGCTCCATCGGTGTCGTTCACAAGTCCGTTGGCGGGCTCATCGGACAACACGTCGAGCGTTGTCGCTAAATGGTCGTACAGCGATCCAGGGAACAACGCTCAAGCATCCTACGATCTGCAGTTACTCGACGCAAACAACAATGTCCTATGGGAAAGCGGAACAGTGAACGACTCGACTGGAAACATCCGAGAAATGACCGTTCAATATACGCTCGCGAACGACACGAATTATCAGCTCAAGATCGTCTCGACGAATACGAAGGGGATCACGAGTGCTCCTGCGACAACATCGTTCTCTACGTCTTTCACTCCTCCAGCTCCAGCCGCGATGACAGCGACTCCGGATAGTGCGAGTGGGAGAATAAGCTTTGCGATATTTAACCCTGCACCAACTGGGTCTCAGCCCGCCGTGTCCGGTAACGATATCTATAGACGAACTTCAGATTCAACCGACTGGACAAGGGTTGCTGAAGCGATCCCATCGAATAGTTCATGGACCGATTACAGCGTTGCGAGTGGTCAGTCCTACGATTACAAGGTAACCACATACGGAACGAACGGTACTCAAGTCGACTCACAGGTGATAACCACATCGATATCGTTATCCGGTATATGGCTTCATGATCCGGCTGACCCGACAACGCTCACCAGGTTCAAGTTGCGAGAGAACAACCGAACGTCCAAAACGGATTACGGGCAAACCCTTATGCACTTTGAAGGTCGGGAGCTACCCGTAGCCGACATGGACGATCAGGTCGACCAACAAATCCAGGTCACGATCGACTGTCTCAAGACAAACGGCGACTTAGACAGCCTGCGTGCACTGATTGCACGCAAGAGTGTGTTACTTTACCGCGATGGTAAGGGACGCAAGGTTTACGGCGTAGTGAGTGAGGTTCCCGAAACAGAACAGGATTGGGGAACTCAGGTGCAACTCACTGTCAACGCGGTTGACTACCAGGAGGCGGTTTAA
- a CDS encoding phage holin family protein, translated as MWNFARLDSAFCLVCAVIGTWISQLYGGWNASLSVLVWLVAGDYATGLIASALDGTGLSSKVGFRGIAKKVMILFLVLVAHELDVALGVNALMNLVIYFYVTNELISLTENLGRMGVPVPRQLVNIVCVLKGKPNRKD; from the coding sequence ATGTGGAACTTCGCACGATTAGACTCGGCATTCTGCCTGGTGTGCGCGGTTATCGGTACTTGGATATCCCAGCTTTACGGTGGATGGAACGCTTCACTCTCAGTCCTGGTTTGGCTTGTGGCAGGTGATTATGCGACAGGGCTTATCGCAAGTGCGCTCGATGGCACGGGGCTGAGTTCGAAAGTGGGTTTTAGAGGCATCGCCAAAAAGGTAATGATCCTGTTCCTCGTTTTAGTGGCTCACGAACTGGACGTGGCTCTAGGTGTAAACGCGTTGATGAATCTTGTGATTTACTTCTATGTGACCAATGAATTAATTTCCCTGACTGAAAACCTAGGACGGATGGGAGTGCCGGTGCCAAGGCAGTTAGTGAACATTGTTTGCGTCCTCAAAGGAAAACCGAATAGAAAGGACTGA
- a CDS encoding glucosaminidase domain-containing protein, with the protein MTPQQFISAIAPSAVAFMRAHKISAALIIAQGALESGWGKTAQAMGNNLFGIKADSSWSGPITMQQTKEFVQGQWQTITAKFRAYPSTQACLEDHDGFLLQPRYRNLIGADYATACRLIGAVDGYATDPNYGSQLLEIIKEYDLAKYDKEATQVTYQSAKARVNGKDVLAVGVNDVTYLIWTVARDTGCNLTKVAPGDVEIDSKKPPQVFDGKNTYVEWSAIPTIDPHPIKDANGVWQFKTKASTPAQPTAPTPSEPDPVPVTHDYQIVVTQPSTAIAGRWALTTIQTLDNGKPLGNQIITVAENGVQVARDYTDAIGGYEWQINETTNKTDSITVTWVDPDGKTHTVTNSTQFQVPAVTPTPLPSDDSIVVQFPLLPTSDVSNAILFTAQSTTGGSTTFQLDTGAFELMLNEADAKLFNAPNLGATAVQGVGGQSQAYYSQVDVVINGVTFKGIKCVVDPDFTGNSLFGYQFFIDNKYELLVSQKHNTVTFCK; encoded by the coding sequence TTGACACCTCAACAGTTTATCTCAGCCATCGCCCCGTCGGCGGTGGCTTTTATGCGTGCCCATAAAATCAGTGCGGCGCTCATTATTGCTCAAGGTGCCCTTGAAAGTGGATGGGGTAAGACCGCGCAAGCGATGGGCAACAATCTCTTTGGTATCAAGGCTGACTCGAGTTGGAGTGGACCAATAACGATGCAACAGACCAAAGAGTTTGTCCAGGGTCAATGGCAGACCATCACGGCCAAGTTTCGAGCCTATCCATCTACCCAAGCGTGTCTCGAGGACCATGACGGATTCCTTTTGCAACCGCGATACAGAAACCTCATCGGCGCTGATTATGCGACTGCGTGTCGCTTGATTGGCGCTGTTGATGGATATGCAACCGATCCGAATTACGGATCTCAGTTACTCGAAATCATCAAGGAGTATGACCTAGCCAAGTATGACAAGGAGGCTACACAAGTGACCTACCAATCAGCAAAGGCGAGAGTGAACGGAAAAGATGTTTTGGCAGTCGGAGTAAACGATGTAACTTACCTCATCTGGACCGTAGCGAGAGATACCGGATGTAACTTGACCAAGGTTGCTCCTGGTGATGTCGAGATCGACAGTAAGAAGCCGCCCCAGGTATTCGACGGAAAGAACACCTATGTCGAGTGGTCGGCCATCCCAACAATTGACCCGCATCCGATCAAAGACGCAAATGGCGTGTGGCAGTTCAAAACGAAGGCTTCAACACCTGCACAGCCTACTGCGCCGACGCCTTCCGAACCCGATCCGGTGCCAGTGACTCATGACTATCAGATCGTGGTTACCCAGCCGTCGACCGCAATTGCCGGTAGGTGGGCACTCACCACAATCCAAACGCTCGACAACGGAAAGCCTCTGGGTAATCAAATCATCACTGTGGCCGAGAATGGCGTACAGGTCGCTCGCGACTATACTGACGCGATAGGCGGCTATGAGTGGCAAATCAACGAGACAACGAACAAGACAGACTCCATCACGGTCACGTGGGTTGATCCGGACGGTAAGACGCACACCGTCACAAATTCGACCCAGTTCCAGGTCCCGGCTGTCACGCCTACCCCATTGCCTTCTGATGACTCGATAGTAGTCCAGTTCCCGCTGCTCCCGACGTCTGACGTGTCGAATGCAATCCTGTTTACTGCACAGTCGACGACGGGTGGATCAACAACCTTCCAGCTCGACACAGGCGCATTTGAACTGATGCTGAACGAGGCCGATGCGAAGCTGTTCAACGCTCCGAACCTTGGAGCCACGGCTGTCCAGGGTGTCGGTGGACAGTCACAGGCTTACTACAGTCAAGTTGATGTCGTAATTAACGGCGTGACATTCAAGGGTATCAAGTGTGTTGTGGACCCGGATTTCACGGGCAACTCACTCTTCGGGTACCAGTTCTTCATCGACAACAAGTACGAGCTCCTTGTGAGCCAAAAACACAATACTGTGACCTTTTGCAAGTAA
- a CDS encoding DUF6731 family protein, whose protein sequence is MAKDTVRRQVKFDYYRVALRKSGDKPNDKDRLFDLKLWIAKAKALPLKSLTKEYHQEQARMEKATFSKTDGYWFLHFSRLRDTMIPSWATISTNVEPMELEEDEYLGEEITGLYDETNKILMLQRNRNSLSPTGVEAYLNAVWDNHKQHIYLRPILAKDVAQRVKKGTAFRRLTIRFADLDSTSPSSKFKRAKELVDAFRDYAPVNAEVTLTMGRSRNSSLSSETINEVIDEVLKDREGSGIVKAEIGLKESDDSAVEVIDLFEERAQSSVYFDVPKRKSLEHAVVAKAMVKLYNDSRKRIIGYLSK, encoded by the coding sequence TTGGCCAAGGATACGGTTCGCAGACAAGTTAAGTTTGACTACTATAGAGTGGCTCTACGTAAGAGCGGCGACAAGCCCAATGATAAGGATCGGTTGTTTGATCTAAAGCTTTGGATTGCCAAAGCGAAGGCGTTGCCTCTTAAATCGTTAACCAAGGAATACCACCAAGAACAGGCCCGTATGGAAAAAGCCACGTTTTCTAAAACAGATGGGTACTGGTTCTTACATTTTAGCCGTTTGAGAGACACGATGATCCCTTCGTGGGCAACAATATCTACGAATGTTGAGCCGATGGAACTAGAAGAGGACGAATACCTCGGAGAAGAGATAACTGGTCTATATGATGAAACCAATAAAATATTGATGCTCCAAAGAAATCGTAATAGCCTGAGCCCAACAGGCGTAGAAGCGTATCTTAACGCAGTTTGGGATAACCATAAACAACATATTTATCTTCGTCCCATTCTCGCTAAGGACGTTGCCCAGCGCGTGAAGAAGGGTACCGCATTTCGCCGTCTGACTATTAGATTCGCCGATTTAGATTCAACATCCCCAAGCTCTAAATTTAAACGTGCAAAGGAACTTGTGGATGCGTTTCGTGACTACGCTCCCGTGAACGCAGAGGTCACTTTGACCATGGGGAGATCGCGAAATTCATCGCTGAGTTCGGAGACAATAAATGAGGTAATTGACGAAGTTCTTAAGGATCGTGAAGGAAGCGGCATAGTAAAGGCGGAAATTGGTCTGAAAGAATCAGATGATAGTGCAGTAGAGGTTATCGATTTGTTTGAGGAGCGAGCCCAAAGCTCGGTCTACTTTGATGTACCTAAACGTAAGTCATTAGAACACGCTGTAGTTGCGAAAGCCATGGTCAAGTTGTATAACGACTCACGAAAGAGGATTATAGGGTATTTATCCAAATAG
- a CDS encoding SOS response-associated peptidase, whose protein sequence is MINMCGRFAMTEDWSQVLKYFGITNTSYSFPPHYNIAPSQRIPAIIADHDNERRVGPLSWGLIPQAWEAENPKVKPINARVEGLKTNGVFKRLVERRRCIIPATGYFEWHRNTKQPHYIKVKSRPVFAFAGFYDTWADASGDKINTCTIITVPANMRVKSIHERMPAILRGSQDERFWLHRYVTNIDDLLAVLKPYPEDDMHWYPVSKMVGNVNNDTPECVKEIEA, encoded by the coding sequence ATGATCAATATGTGCGGACGTTTCGCTATGACAGAGGATTGGAGTCAGGTACTTAAGTATTTCGGCATCACGAACACGAGTTACAGTTTCCCGCCTCACTATAACATCGCGCCATCACAGCGCATCCCCGCTATCATTGCGGATCACGACAACGAGCGTCGAGTTGGGCCGCTTTCATGGGGCCTGATACCACAAGCATGGGAAGCGGAAAACCCGAAGGTCAAACCGATCAACGCGCGCGTTGAGGGACTGAAGACGAACGGTGTGTTCAAGCGGCTTGTCGAGCGTCGGCGCTGCATCATTCCTGCCACAGGCTACTTCGAATGGCATAGGAACACGAAACAGCCCCACTACATCAAAGTGAAGAGTCGGCCAGTCTTCGCGTTCGCTGGTTTTTACGACACCTGGGCCGATGCGTCAGGAGACAAAATAAATACGTGTACCATCATCACTGTCCCGGCCAACATGCGAGTGAAGTCGATCCATGAACGGATGCCGGCCATTCTGCGCGGTAGCCAGGATGAGCGGTTCTGGCTGCATAGGTACGTTACCAATATCGACGACTTGCTCGCCGTGCTGAAACCGTATCCCGAGGATGACATGCATTGGTATCCGGTGAGCAAGATGGTCGGGAACGTGAACAACGACACACCTGAGTGCGTGAAAGAGATTGAAGCGTGA